The genomic DNA AGGCGTTGGCGAAGTCGATGAGCCAGTAGGGCTCGTAGAAGCCGAAGCCGGTGAGGAGGTTGCCCGGCGCGTCGCTCCCGAAGGCGGCGTAGCCGAAGCAGCCGCAGCAGAGGTAGAAGAACGTCGTGACGAGGATCGAGATCATCGACGCCCTCTTCATCGTCTTGTTCTCGGCCGGCGGGGACTTCAGGGTGTCCTAAATTAACAGAGGCAAtgaaatagtttttcaatgtgCTTAATACAGATACTGAATCGCTAATAACTGAGCTCTAGGCATGAACTTTTGAGTAGTATAATTCTGAAAGCATAGCGTGCTGCTAGTCTTAAACTGTTTACCTGTATTTCCAGTAGGATCAAGGAGTATGGGTATGCGAACGCTATGTCGCCGATGGCCTGCGAGACGCGCCAAATCTTCTGCATAGGCGTCCTCATCGGAACACCTGTTACGCTTCCTTTGATTCTCCCGTTAGCTGAAGAACAGAAACAAGTCAGTAAAGCTTGTCTGATGTCAAGCATTCATAGGACCCTCTAAATGTTTAACTGCAAAGTACATAACTTCTCAGTTCGGATGTCTGAAGGAAACTACACGTAACTCCTTTTCTATACAACCAGTAGCACTCAACTCAAACGATGGACAGATTGGATTAGTTAGTTAAATAAAAAGGTGCTTACAGATGGTGGTGGCCatgccgaggccgaggccgatgAAGGCGTAGGAGAAGGACATGACGGCAGCGACGACGGAGAGCCACGCCATGTCGTGGAAGTCCGGTATGAAGGAGAGGAAGAGCTGCGCGGCGCCGAAGACGAGCATGTAGTAGCTGCCGCCATAGTCGCAGGGCGCGTCGTGGCCGTGGTCGTGGTAGCAGTTGGCCTTGAGGATCGCCCTGCAGCAATCAGAAAAAAGAGCCACCCGACGCAGAACACACACAAgcgcacacacacacgcagTCAGGGTCAAAACAAATCAGCGAAATTGACCAGCAGCAGCACGATGAAAACAGTTAGCATCAGAGCCCTGCTCTGCTCGACATACACAGACAGGAAGCACGATGACAGTGACAGAGAGGTAAAGGTgtgcgcaaaaaaaaaaaggaaaggaaaggaaaattttGTTACCGGCGGCGCGGCTAGCTACCTTATGCTAGTGGCGGTGGTGATGGTATAGGCGACGCCGCAGCCGTACAGGCTCACGTACTGCAGCGAGCCGCAAGCCCAGGTGTGCTTCTTGCCTGAGCACGTTGGCAGCACACACACAGAGTACACGGAGTATTAAGCCAAGGCCACCATGAAACAACACCGGCACAAAGCTAGTTATTCAATCGATACGCAAGTTTCTCTCTCGCACATAGTCATAGCTTCTCGCTGTTAGCTGCGCTTGCTGTAATAACGAGTGGTGCTGACTATACCGAGGTAGGCGCGGACGGCGTCCACGTAGGAGCGGTTCCTGGGGCCCTTCTCCGGGTCGCCGCGGCGGTAGCAGTCGGCGAGCAGCGCAGCGGAGACGTAGGTGACGAGCGCGAAGCAGAACATGCAGGCGGGGCCGACGACCCAGCCCAGCTGCGCCACGCTCCACGCCAGAGACAGCACCCCGGAGCCGATCACCGCCGTGATGATGTGCGCCGCGCACGTCCACGCCGTGCCGGCACGGCGCGGGCGGTGCCCGTCGTCGTCGCAGCGGTCGTCGGCCACCTCGAGGGAGTGGCGCACGGCCATCGCAGGTGCCGCTCGGCGGCTAGCTTCGGTTGATCTGGCCGGCCGGGAGCGTCTGCAGCAAGCTCGGCAGCTCTCGCTTGGGAGTTTGGGACTCAACTGGTCAGTGCGGGTGGAGCTTCAACTGGAGTAGCAAGTAGCAACCCAGTGCATGGGACGGGCTGGTCAGACCGGCGTCACCGTATAGCCGGGATGGCCGTATGCGCGCGGCGATCCTCTCTGACTGACTGCTGCTCGAGCCGGGGATTATCATTGCTGCGGCGCGCCATTTTCGTCCGATCTGGACTGGCGGGGGGCCGGATCGGATGCGCCGTAGCGCCGTGCAACCTCACGGGGTGGCGAAGGCGAACTGGCGATCCGGCCGGCTGCTGTGGAAAGTAAGCACGTGCGTGATCCGCTGTGCCAAGTCACGGTCCGGGACTTGGGCTAAATGGGTGGATGGAAATATGAAATTGATGGTGAAACGCATAGGCTGCTGCAAGTCACGGTCCAGGACTTCGTTAGGGACGGAAATCTGGAGCTGCAACAGTACCTGCAGTTTCTCGTTTGTTGTTCTGGTAGTATCTGACGCACGAAGTTGAACAGCTAAATGGGCTGCCACGGAAATTACCCATGCACGAGCACGAGCAAATGCATTGCACCCTCAGTCCCTCACATGGAGAGGAGAGACAGACACAGGCCACAGTACCATGTCACGAGTCGGCAGGGcgtgggtgggggtgggggggatgTCCACCGGCCGGGGCGGGACCCCCGGCCGTCGACGGGTCAGGGTCTCATCAGGGACATGGCTACGGACGCTACAGCTAGAAGAGCACGGATGGCGCGGCACGGTCCCGACTTTTGTTTGCCACGACATGGTGCGGCTTCCGCCCGGGCAACTGGGTGACCCAGCCCCATCAGGCCATCACCTATCATTCGCGGCCAGAATCTCCTTCCGGAGGAGGAGTACACGTAACTGGGAGCTCGCCACCTGCTCCGTACGACCACGGCGAAATTGACATCTATAGCGCCCGCTCCCTCTCTCGATTTCAAATTGCAAGTTGTTTTTTCTATACATatataatgtatatctagatgcataataatatttatgaatctagaaaatcaaaacgacctgcaatttgaaacgaaCAAAGTAGTACTGTAGCAATGTTCTGAATCAAGCTAAGGGAAAACGACGTGTTTGCACATTGAAGGCATTGGCGCGCTGCATGTGGAGTGGAACAAGaatggttttcttttttattggCGCATCGAGTTGGCATGCTGCTGGAAAACACTTCCTCATTTGGCCGCAACGGTAACAGGAGACTTTTGGCGCAAGTAGAGCTTACTGTAATTGGCAACACTGCAGCAGTCTAGGTCCTCATCAGGGCACTCTCGGAGACCTAATGTAGCAACTAGCATACAACTCGTAC from Setaria italica strain Yugu1 chromosome VII, Setaria_italica_v2.0, whole genome shotgun sequence includes the following:
- the LOC101771158 gene encoding probable amino acid permease 7 isoform X2, whose amino-acid sequence is MAVRHSLEVADDRCDDDGHRPRRAGTAWTCAAHIITAVIGSGVLSLAWSVAQLGWVVGPACMFCFALVTYVSAALLADCYRRGDPEKGPRNRSYVDAVRAYLGKKHTWACGSLQYVSLYGCGVAYTITTATSIRAILKANCYHDHGHDAPCDYGGSYYMLVFGAAQLFLSFIPDFHDMAWLSVVAAVMSFSYAFIGLGLGMATTISNGRIKGSVTGVPMRTPMQKIWRVSQAIGDIAFAYPYSLILLEIQDTLKSPPAENKTMKRASMISILVTTFFYLCCGCFGYAAFGSDAPGNLLTGFGFYEPYWLIDFANACIILHLLGGYQVYSQPIFQFADRFFAERFPDSGFVNDFHTMRVPCLPPWRVNLLRVCFRTVYVASTTAVAVAFPYFNEVLALLGALNFWPLAIYFPVEMYFIQRNVPRWSARWVVLQTFSVVCLLVSAFALVGSIEGLVTQKLG